A part of Corynebacterium afermentans subsp. lipophilum genomic DNA contains:
- a CDS encoding SDR family oxidoreductase: MALIDPRTKYPSEFPSEPRQNNPGLDVKMATEPDLGQDSYEGSGKLEGRRALITGGDSGIGAATAIAFAREGADVAIAYLPEEQEDAERIVKLIEDAGRKAVAIPGDLQELENCVAAVEKTVEALGGLDILVNNASRQVWNDGLLNISDADFDATMKTNIYSAFRVTKEAVKHMEPGSSIIFSTSIQAYEPSKELLDYAMTKAAFNNLAKGLSGELLPSKGIRVNAVAPGPIWTVIQPAEGQPKEVVDNFAQDSDIGRPGQPAELAGAYVFLASEAASYISGETLAVTGGALTP, encoded by the coding sequence ATGGCACTGATTGATCCCCGCACAAAGTACCCGTCCGAATTCCCCTCCGAGCCACGCCAGAACAACCCCGGCCTGGACGTGAAGATGGCGACCGAGCCCGATCTGGGGCAGGACTCCTACGAAGGCTCCGGCAAGCTCGAGGGCCGCCGCGCCCTTATCACCGGTGGTGATTCCGGCATCGGCGCCGCTACCGCAATCGCGTTCGCCCGCGAAGGCGCCGACGTGGCCATCGCCTACCTGCCCGAGGAGCAAGAAGATGCCGAGCGCATTGTGAAGCTCATCGAGGATGCCGGCCGCAAAGCGGTGGCGATACCGGGCGACCTGCAGGAGCTAGAAAACTGCGTAGCCGCGGTGGAAAAGACCGTCGAGGCCCTTGGCGGCCTGGACATCCTTGTCAACAACGCCTCGCGCCAGGTGTGGAACGACGGGCTGCTCAACATCTCAGACGCCGATTTCGACGCCACGATGAAGACCAACATCTACTCCGCCTTCCGCGTGACCAAGGAAGCGGTCAAACACATGGAGCCGGGCTCATCGATCATCTTCTCCACTTCAATCCAGGCCTATGAGCCGTCCAAGGAGTTGTTGGACTACGCCATGACGAAGGCCGCCTTTAACAACCTGGCCAAGGGGCTGTCCGGCGAGTTGTTGCCGTCGAAGGGGATCCGCGTCAACGCGGTCGCGCCCGGGCCGATCTGGACCGTGATCCAGCCGGCGGAGGGACAGCCGAAGGAGGTTGTGGACAACTTCGCTCAGGACTCCGACATCGGCCGCCCGGGCCAGCCCGCGGAACTGGCGGGCGCCTACGTGTTCCTCGCCTCCGAGGCGGCGTCCTACATCTCCGGGGAGACGCTCGCAGTGACCGGGGGTGCGCTGACCCCGTAG
- the pth gene encoding aminoacyl-tRNA hydrolase, with protein MFGFFRRKRTPKLEAEWLVVGLGNPGAKYAATRHNVGYMTLDELAGELTPVPGVKALVQVRDSVAYARSTTYMNTTGEAVGPLAKQLGVAPERIIVVHDELDLPAGKVRVKLGGNENGHNGLKSITEHLGTRDYLRVRMGIGRPPKGVAVPDWVLSPVESDISAQVALATKAVQLIVSEGLGKAQNVIHATR; from the coding sequence ATGTTCGGATTCTTCAGGCGCAAACGCACCCCCAAGCTGGAGGCGGAGTGGCTCGTGGTGGGGCTGGGCAACCCGGGCGCGAAATACGCCGCCACCAGGCATAACGTTGGCTACATGACGCTCGACGAGTTGGCCGGCGAGCTTACGCCGGTGCCGGGGGTCAAAGCGCTCGTCCAGGTGCGCGACAGCGTGGCTTACGCCCGGTCCACGACGTACATGAACACCACCGGCGAGGCCGTCGGCCCGCTGGCGAAACAACTGGGCGTGGCGCCGGAGCGCATCATCGTGGTGCACGACGAGCTGGACCTGCCCGCCGGGAAAGTGCGCGTCAAGCTCGGCGGCAACGAAAACGGCCACAACGGACTGAAATCTATCACCGAGCACCTGGGCACCCGCGACTATCTGCGTGTGCGGATGGGCATCGGGCGCCCGCCGAAGGGTGTGGCGGTGCCGGACTGGGTGCTCTCCCCCGTCGAGAGCGACATTTCCGCCCAGGTCGCGCTCGCCACCAAGGCCGTGCAGTTGATTGTCAGCGAAGGCCTAGGCAAAGCACAGAACGTGATCCACGCAACACGGTAG
- a CDS encoding adenosylmethionine--8-amino-7-oxononanoate transaminase, whose amino-acid sequence MDSREIADIDAAHIWHPYAEPGQFTYPVESAAGPRITFLDGRVLIDAMSSWWAAIHGHCHPRLVSAAEAQIAKMSHVMFGGLTHEPAATLTKRLLELTGGAFSQVFYSDSGSVSVEVAMKMALQYAIGQGHPERTTFLTWRSGYHGDTFATMSVCDPQGGMHAMWGDALKPQVFAPAPPVRGASAGEHAAYLDEFARLITPEIAGVIVEPVVQGAGGMRFHDPELLVGLRQLCDASGIPLIADEIATGFGRTGQLFTTLDNGVVPDIMCVGKAMTGGFMTLAATLATEKIASGMEPRALMHGPTFMANPLACAVATESVAMVAEGKWRDQVARIEGELERGLRPLADIPGVGDVRVLGAIGVVELEHDAPMRETTEAAMAEGVWIRPFGRLIYTMPPYICSEEDIAQICRGIGAAVKEATK is encoded by the coding sequence ATGGACTCACGCGAGATCGCCGACATTGACGCTGCCCACATCTGGCACCCCTACGCGGAACCGGGGCAGTTCACCTACCCCGTCGAAAGCGCCGCGGGCCCACGCATCACGTTTCTCGACGGCCGTGTGCTCATCGACGCCATGTCCTCCTGGTGGGCCGCCATCCACGGCCACTGCCACCCGCGTTTGGTCTCCGCGGCCGAGGCGCAGATTGCGAAGATGAGCCACGTCATGTTCGGCGGGCTCACCCACGAACCAGCGGCGACGCTGACGAAACGCCTGCTGGAGCTGACCGGCGGGGCGTTTTCCCAGGTGTTCTACTCCGACTCCGGATCGGTGTCGGTGGAGGTGGCGATGAAGATGGCGCTGCAGTACGCCATCGGGCAAGGGCACCCAGAGCGCACCACGTTTTTGACCTGGCGCTCCGGCTACCACGGCGACACGTTTGCCACCATGAGCGTGTGCGACCCGCAAGGCGGCATGCACGCGATGTGGGGCGACGCGCTGAAACCGCAGGTGTTTGCCCCCGCGCCGCCGGTGCGCGGCGCGTCCGCCGGCGAGCATGCGGCGTATTTGGATGAGTTCGCACGGCTGATCACACCGGAGATCGCCGGCGTGATCGTCGAGCCAGTGGTCCAGGGTGCCGGCGGCATGCGCTTCCACGACCCCGAGCTGCTTGTGGGGCTACGCCAGCTTTGCGACGCCTCCGGCATCCCCCTCATCGCCGACGAAATCGCCACCGGGTTCGGCCGCACCGGCCAGCTGTTTACCACCCTGGACAACGGCGTTGTGCCCGACATCATGTGCGTGGGCAAGGCGATGACCGGCGGGTTTATGACACTCGCGGCCACCCTGGCCACCGAGAAAATTGCGTCCGGAATGGAGCCGCGCGCGCTCATGCACGGCCCGACGTTCATGGCCAACCCGCTCGCCTGCGCGGTCGCGACCGAGTCCGTTGCGATGGTGGCGGAGGGGAAGTGGCGCGACCAGGTCGCCCGGATCGAAGGGGAGCTCGAGCGTGGCCTGCGCCCGCTGGCGGACATCCCGGGCGTGGGCGATGTGCGCGTGCTTGGCGCCATCGGCGTGGTCGAGCTCGAACACGACGCGCCCATGCGCGAAACCACCGAAGCCGCCATGGCAGAAGGCGTGTGGATCCGCCCATTCGGTCGGCTGATCTACACCATGCCGCCCTACATCTGCTCGGAAGAGGACATCGCCCAGATCTGCCGGGGCATTGGGGCAGCAGTCAAGGAGGCTACGAAATGA
- a CDS encoding YihY/virulence factor BrkB family protein, with product MAEKGTSYRAELVMPYGTGDVVVSPHDYSSPLGTRLSRAGWKSVLRRIVTDFSNDAMVDRAAAMTYYTLLSVAPMLLAAYSIFSLLMPREEDAPDSLLAELIRSYVPAELQEYALALVLSIVGTPSQSTIALVVSVLISLLSASGYVRSFSRNANLMYGRTEGRPIVVTWATMWLVTLVLVVGAVVIILGALLTDGIVNAVLGPIARPLQLEDELEYLTSIFLPVWDYLRGPVIAVVAVALVSVLYHFTPNVRPGRFRVLTLGSALALVVASALWVGFGWYLRLVGVRSTYGAFGTVLAVLVLVWTVNVVLLMGVKIDAEMLRAKELQAGMDSRRCIQAPPRSSRGAAGRLQMRRWTDRAADEILNG from the coding sequence ATGGCAGAAAAGGGCACCTCTTACCGCGCTGAGCTGGTCATGCCGTACGGCACCGGCGACGTGGTCGTCTCCCCGCACGACTACTCCTCCCCGCTGGGCACCCGTCTGTCGCGCGCCGGCTGGAAGTCGGTGCTGCGCCGCATCGTCACCGACTTTTCCAACGACGCCATGGTGGACCGCGCAGCCGCGATGACGTACTACACGCTGCTGTCGGTTGCACCGATGCTGCTTGCGGCGTATTCCATTTTCAGCCTGCTCATGCCGCGCGAGGAGGACGCCCCAGACTCGCTGCTCGCCGAACTGATTCGCTCGTACGTGCCTGCAGAGTTGCAGGAATATGCGCTGGCGCTGGTGCTGTCGATTGTCGGGACGCCGTCGCAAAGCACGATTGCCCTCGTGGTCTCTGTGCTGATCTCGCTGCTGTCCGCCTCGGGCTACGTGCGGTCGTTTTCGCGTAACGCGAACCTCATGTACGGCCGCACTGAAGGCCGCCCGATTGTGGTCACGTGGGCGACGATGTGGCTGGTCACGCTCGTGCTCGTGGTCGGCGCGGTGGTGATTATTTTGGGCGCGCTGCTTACCGACGGCATCGTGAACGCCGTCCTCGGACCCATCGCACGACCGTTGCAGCTGGAGGATGAGCTGGAGTACCTCACCTCGATTTTTCTGCCCGTGTGGGACTACCTGCGCGGCCCCGTGATCGCGGTGGTGGCAGTCGCGCTGGTCAGCGTGCTCTACCACTTCACCCCGAACGTGCGGCCCGGGCGGTTCCGGGTGCTGACGCTCGGCTCGGCGCTGGCGCTCGTGGTAGCCAGCGCGCTGTGGGTGGGTTTTGGCTGGTACCTGAGACTGGTCGGCGTGCGTAGCACCTACGGCGCGTTCGGGACGGTGCTGGCGGTGCTGGTGCTGGTGTGGACGGTTAACGTGGTGTTGCTGATGGGCGTGAAAATCGATGCCGAGATGCTGCGCGCCAAAGAACTGCAGGCGGGGATGGATTCGCGCCGCTGCATCCAGGCGCCGCCGCGCTCCAGCCGGGGCGCTGCGGGACGGCTACAGATGCGGCGGTGGACCGACCGGGCAGCGGATGAAATCTTGAACGGATGA
- a CDS encoding NADPH-dependent FMN reductase, which yields MTTIGVFLGSVHSGRIGEHIGAWVMDAAAERDADYRLLDLADSDVPHLVAEVVPGAANKQYDDPVVTRWSKAVDACDGFVFVTPEYNHSIPGTMKNAFDSLFGEWAGKPVAFVGYGADGGVRAVEHWRQIVANLSMRGIRNQVALHIFGEDVEDGELAPREHKQVALTRALDDLEAELG from the coding sequence ATGACAACAATCGGAGTGTTTCTTGGATCTGTACACTCTGGCCGCATCGGCGAGCATATCGGCGCCTGGGTGATGGACGCCGCCGCCGAGCGCGACGCCGATTACCGCCTGTTGGACCTGGCCGATTCCGACGTGCCGCACCTGGTTGCGGAGGTCGTGCCGGGCGCGGCGAACAAGCAGTATGACGACCCGGTGGTAACCCGCTGGTCCAAGGCGGTGGATGCCTGCGACGGGTTCGTCTTTGTCACCCCGGAGTACAACCACTCCATCCCGGGCACGATGAAAAACGCCTTCGACTCGCTGTTCGGCGAGTGGGCCGGCAAGCCGGTGGCGTTTGTCGGCTACGGTGCCGACGGCGGCGTGCGCGCGGTCGAGCACTGGCGCCAGATCGTGGCGAATTTGTCCATGCGCGGCATCCGCAACCAGGTTGCGCTGCACATCTTCGGTGAGGACGTCGAAGACGGCGAGCTCGCCCCGCGCGAGCACAAGCAGGTGGCGCTCACGCGCGCGCTGGATGACCTGGAGGCCGAGCTGGGCTAG
- a CDS encoding DUF6891 domain-containing protein, with the protein MTRHAMFDSKYPPAPGLFEPDETTSEICLQLCHGWSASHIESWLEDNERPTDLIDEVRDEYARFVPEASEDAKRIDALREALAKRELSFSFDTGYDMGEAAEDGADLAREEGRKGYAYCTMQDVDCVIHTGLIYFGFSSLDNPGDESDAEIGQAIAEALEEVGFTPEWNGKQTGRITCEGLKFELPLAD; encoded by the coding sequence ATGACCCGTCATGCCATGTTCGACAGCAAATACCCGCCCGCACCCGGCCTTTTTGAACCCGACGAGACCACCAGCGAAATCTGCCTGCAGCTTTGCCACGGCTGGAGCGCCAGCCACATCGAAAGCTGGTTGGAAGACAACGAGCGCCCGACCGACCTCATCGACGAAGTCCGCGACGAATACGCCCGCTTCGTCCCCGAGGCCTCCGAGGACGCCAAGCGCATCGACGCGCTACGCGAGGCGCTGGCGAAGCGCGAGCTCTCCTTTTCCTTCGACACCGGCTACGACATGGGCGAGGCCGCCGAGGACGGCGCCGACCTCGCCCGCGAAGAAGGCCGCAAGGGCTACGCCTACTGCACCATGCAGGACGTCGACTGCGTCATCCACACAGGGCTGATCTATTTCGGCTTCAGCTCCCTAGACAACCCCGGCGACGAGTCCGACGCCGAGATCGGCCAGGCGATCGCCGAGGCGCTCGAGGAGGTCGGCTTTACACCTGAGTGGAACGGCAAGCAGACCGGGCGCATCACATGCGAGGGTCTGAAGTTCGAGCTCCCGTTGGCGGACTAG
- a CDS encoding peptide chain release factor 3, with protein sequence MSTVSEAARRRTFAVIAHPDAGKSTITEALALHAHVISEAGAVHGKGNRKSTVSDWMEMEKDRGISVASSALQFEYAPDGHEGEPYVVNLVDTPGHADFSEDTYRVLSAVDAAVMLIDAAKGLEPQTLKLFRVCKARGLPIVTVINKWDRVGREPLELVDEIVSEIDLQPTPLYWPVGEAGDFRGLAHVSRDGEIDGYVHFTRTAGGSTIAPEEHYSPDEAAGKEGDVWDTAVEEASLLLEDGAVHDQQLFEQCTTSPIIFASAMLNFGVHQILDTLCAIAPAPEGRASDPKAIEASTTAMDEQREVGDDFSGVVFKVQAGMDKNHRDTLAFMRVVSGEFERGMQVTHAQSSRSFSTKYALTVFGRNRDTVETAYPGDIIGLVNAGALAPGDTIYAGKKVQFPPMPQFAPEHFRTLRAKSLGKYKQFRKALDQLDAEGVVQILRNDARGDAAPVMAAVGPMQFEVMQARMENEYNVETVTEPIPYSVARRTDADSAPELGRQRGVEIFTRTDGELIALFGDKWKLAFVEKEHPELTIEPLIAD encoded by the coding sequence ATGAGTACCGTTTCCGAGGCCGCGCGCCGCCGCACATTCGCCGTCATCGCCCACCCGGACGCCGGTAAGTCGACGATCACGGAGGCGCTGGCGCTGCACGCGCACGTGATTTCGGAGGCCGGAGCGGTGCACGGCAAGGGCAACCGCAAGTCCACCGTGTCGGACTGGATGGAGATGGAAAAAGACCGCGGCATTTCCGTCGCGTCCTCGGCGCTGCAGTTCGAGTACGCCCCCGACGGCCACGAGGGCGAGCCGTACGTGGTCAACCTGGTGGACACGCCGGGCCACGCGGACTTCTCCGAGGACACCTACCGCGTGCTTTCCGCTGTCGATGCTGCGGTCATGCTTATCGACGCAGCCAAAGGCCTCGAGCCGCAAACCCTGAAACTGTTCCGCGTGTGCAAGGCCCGGGGTTTGCCGATTGTCACCGTGATTAACAAGTGGGACCGCGTGGGCCGCGAGCCGCTCGAGCTTGTCGACGAGATCGTCTCCGAAATCGACCTGCAGCCGACCCCGCTGTACTGGCCGGTCGGCGAAGCAGGCGATTTCCGCGGCCTGGCGCACGTCTCACGCGACGGCGAGATCGACGGGTACGTGCACTTCACCCGCACCGCCGGCGGCTCCACCATCGCCCCAGAGGAGCACTACTCCCCCGACGAGGCCGCGGGCAAGGAAGGCGACGTGTGGGACACCGCCGTCGAGGAGGCGTCGCTTTTGCTTGAAGACGGCGCCGTGCACGACCAGCAACTCTTCGAGCAGTGCACCACCTCGCCGATCATCTTCGCCTCCGCGATGCTGAACTTCGGCGTGCACCAGATCCTGGACACGCTGTGCGCCATCGCCCCGGCGCCAGAGGGCCGCGCCTCGGACCCGAAGGCCATCGAGGCGTCCACCACCGCGATGGACGAGCAGCGCGAAGTCGGCGACGACTTCTCCGGCGTGGTGTTTAAGGTCCAGGCCGGCATGGACAAAAACCACCGCGACACCCTGGCATTCATGCGCGTGGTCTCCGGCGAGTTCGAACGCGGCATGCAGGTCACGCACGCGCAATCCAGCCGGTCGTTTTCGACGAAGTACGCGCTGACGGTGTTCGGCCGCAACCGCGACACGGTGGAAACGGCGTACCCGGGCGACATCATCGGCCTGGTCAACGCCGGCGCTTTGGCACCTGGCGACACGATCTACGCCGGTAAGAAGGTCCAGTTCCCGCCGATGCCGCAGTTCGCGCCGGAACACTTCCGCACGCTGCGCGCCAAGTCGCTGGGCAAGTACAAGCAGTTCCGCAAGGCCTTGGACCAGCTGGACGCCGAGGGCGTCGTGCAGATCCTGCGCAACGACGCCCGCGGCGACGCCGCCCCGGTGATGGCCGCAGTCGGCCCGATGCAGTTCGAGGTCATGCAGGCGCGCATGGAAAACGAGTACAACGTCGAAACCGTCACCGAGCCGATCCCGTACTCGGTGGCGCGCCGCACCGACGCCGACTCCGCGCCGGAGCTGGGGCGTCAGCGCGGCGTGGAAATCTTCACCCGCACCGACGGCGAGCTCATCGCCCTGTTCGGCGACAAATGGAAGCTCGCGTTCGTGGAGAAAGAACACCCGGAGCTGACCATCGAGCCGCTCATCGCGGACTAA
- the bioD gene encoding dethiobiotin synthase, with product MIIAVTGTNTDVGKTVSTAAIAAVLKRRGFDVVAAKPVQTGEEAGQGDASAVAKLAGIETFERWRYPEPLAPNLAARRAGIETPSLDEVAEWVRSLDAPDRVVLVEGAGGLLVRLADDYTLADIAKATCAPLVVVTSLGLGSLNLAELTCVQARAMGLEVLGLIGGSMPDNPDLPTRLNVEEMPEVTGAEYWGHLPEGCGSLGTAEFAEAAWDAIGEAVRVGSRA from the coding sequence ATGATCATTGCTGTAACCGGCACCAACACCGACGTGGGCAAGACGGTGTCCACTGCCGCCATCGCCGCCGTGCTCAAGCGCCGCGGCTTCGATGTGGTGGCAGCCAAGCCCGTACAGACGGGCGAGGAGGCGGGGCAGGGGGATGCGTCAGCCGTCGCAAAGCTTGCTGGCATTGAGACGTTCGAGCGGTGGCGCTACCCGGAACCCCTCGCACCGAACCTCGCTGCGCGCCGCGCCGGGATCGAGACTCCGAGCCTGGACGAGGTCGCGGAATGGGTGCGCAGCCTCGATGCCCCGGATCGCGTTGTGCTGGTGGAAGGCGCCGGCGGGCTGCTGGTGCGGCTTGCCGACGACTACACCCTCGCCGACATCGCCAAAGCCACATGCGCGCCGCTCGTGGTGGTCACCTCACTGGGGCTGGGCAGCTTGAACCTCGCCGAACTGACCTGCGTCCAGGCTCGCGCAATGGGCCTGGAGGTGCTGGGGCTGATCGGCGGCAGCATGCCCGATAACCCGGACCTGCCCACGCGCCTCAACGTCGAGGAGATGCCCGAGGTCACCGGCGCCGAGTACTGGGGCCACCTGCCGGAAGGCTGCGGGAGCCTCGGCACGGCTGAATTTGCGGAGGCCGCCTGGGACGCGATCGGAGAGGCCGTGCGCGTAGGCTCGCGGGCATGA
- a CDS encoding NAD(P)H-dependent flavin oxidoreductase has translation MTHTLAMDFPRVIAAPMAGGPSTPALVNAVSFGFIALGTCTVAQAREWLAACEPPFGANLFVPQREPLPGDVLTVARRLNQEVPEVTSDYAEKFALVLDAAPAVVSSTFGCFTEDEIAQLHAAGSEAWATVTNPAEIAEAQRRGVDGVIVQGPRAGGHRATWDQHDDPDQRPLEELLALADGPVIAAGGVRGPENVAKLDAPVACGTAFLLADEAGTSERNRELLRSDAPAVVTRAFSGRWASGVETAFTREHPDLPPTYPYLRPMTKDNDYCLVGADRGELMAAPAREIERMLTP, from the coding sequence ATGACGCATACTCTAGCCATGGACTTTCCACGCGTGATCGCAGCACCCATGGCCGGCGGGCCGTCCACGCCCGCGCTCGTCAACGCGGTGAGCTTCGGGTTCATCGCACTCGGCACCTGCACCGTCGCCCAAGCCCGCGAGTGGCTCGCCGCGTGCGAGCCGCCGTTCGGTGCCAACCTGTTTGTGCCGCAGCGCGAGCCTTTGCCTGGCGACGTCCTCACGGTCGCCCGCCGCCTTAACCAAGAGGTCCCGGAGGTGACGTCCGACTACGCGGAGAAGTTCGCACTCGTTCTCGATGCCGCGCCGGCCGTGGTCTCGTCCACGTTCGGCTGCTTCACCGAAGACGAGATTGCCCAGCTGCACGCCGCGGGGTCGGAGGCGTGGGCGACGGTGACTAACCCGGCCGAGATCGCCGAGGCGCAGCGCAGGGGCGTCGACGGCGTGATCGTCCAGGGCCCGCGCGCCGGCGGCCACCGTGCAACCTGGGACCAGCACGACGATCCGGACCAGCGCCCGCTGGAGGAGCTGCTCGCGCTCGCCGACGGTCCGGTGATCGCGGCGGGAGGCGTGCGGGGACCGGAGAACGTCGCCAAGCTTGATGCCCCCGTCGCCTGCGGCACCGCATTTTTGCTTGCGGACGAAGCGGGAACGAGCGAGCGCAACCGCGAACTTTTGCGCTCGGACGCGCCAGCCGTGGTCACGCGCGCGTTTTCTGGGCGGTGGGCGAGCGGGGTGGAAACCGCATTCACCCGCGAGCACCCGGACCTGCCGCCGACCTACCCGTATTTGCGCCCCATGACCAAGGACAATGACTACTGCCTCGTCGGCGCGGACCGCGGCGAACTCATGGCCGCACCGGCGCGTGAAATCGAGCGGATGCTAACGCCCTAG
- a CDS encoding patatin-like phospholipase family protein — protein sequence MIDARDTALIFEGGGTRNSYTAPVVEKLLAEEVQFGWVGGISAGSVHALNFASRDTWRSENAFTEFVGNPKFGGWRSVVRGKGLINGEWAYEQSEDVLPFDFDTFTRTTEEVHVEAVRADTGETVAFNRGDLRTLEDVALAARTSSTLPILMKMREIDGVPYVDGALGTSGGLLIDAARAAGYTRFLAVLTRPRDYVKGPQKRERAVRRILRNTPKVADAMVARPEIYNAAKQSLIDEAGAGNAYIFFPDAMGVESTELDAGKLWANYAAGQAQVERDWPAMREFLTAKR from the coding sequence ATGATCGACGCCCGCGACACCGCCCTCATCTTCGAAGGTGGAGGCACCCGCAACTCCTATACCGCCCCCGTGGTGGAAAAGCTCCTCGCGGAGGAGGTCCAATTCGGCTGGGTCGGCGGCATTTCCGCCGGCTCGGTCCACGCGTTGAACTTCGCCTCCCGCGACACGTGGCGCTCCGAGAACGCGTTCACGGAGTTCGTGGGCAACCCCAAGTTCGGCGGCTGGCGCTCCGTGGTGCGAGGCAAAGGCCTGATCAACGGCGAGTGGGCGTACGAGCAATCCGAGGACGTTCTGCCGTTCGACTTCGACACGTTTACCCGGACCACCGAGGAGGTCCACGTTGAGGCGGTGCGCGCCGACACAGGGGAGACGGTGGCGTTCAACCGCGGCGACCTGCGCACCTTGGAGGACGTCGCCCTTGCAGCCCGAACGTCGTCGACGCTGCCAATCCTGATGAAAATGCGCGAGATCGACGGCGTGCCCTACGTCGACGGCGCGCTGGGAACCTCGGGCGGTTTGCTCATCGACGCCGCTCGCGCCGCAGGCTACACCCGTTTCCTCGCTGTGCTCACCCGACCGCGCGACTACGTCAAGGGGCCGCAGAAACGCGAGCGCGCCGTGCGCCGCATCCTGCGCAACACGCCGAAGGTCGCCGATGCGATGGTCGCTCGACCCGAGATCTACAACGCTGCGAAGCAGTCGCTTATCGACGAAGCCGGCGCCGGCAACGCCTACATCTTCTTCCCCGACGCAATGGGAGTGGAGTCCACCGAGCTCGACGCGGGGAAGCTGTGGGCGAACTACGCGGCCGGCCAGGCGCAGGTGGAGCGCGACTGGCCCGCGATGCGCGAGTTCCTCACCGCGAAGCGTTAG
- a CDS encoding DASS family sodium-coupled anion symporter, which produces MTTATTAVTPAANSEQQPEEKKRNTGKIIAFILAFVALGVVMMLPIAGLAMPAKIALGMLAFAVIMWVTEAVSYSVSAVIIVGLIAILLTFATDPETGQAVGASKGLSIAMSGFSSSAVALVGAALALATAMQATGLHRRLALYVLKTAGEKVSNIVIGAIVISIILAFFVPSATARAGAVVPILMGMVAAFGLAKESKLAALLVITATQAVSIWNVGIKTAAAQNLVAVGFIEDQLGQTVSWGQWFLWAAPWSVLMSIALFFIMRWAIKPEAEAIEGGRELVEKQLAEMGPMTGAEKRLTAIAVALLLFWATEGVLHPISSATITIVAVGIMLTPIIGVMDWKYAQEHINWGTLVVFAAGISLGKFLLDTGAATWLSEATFGAIGLASMPIIATIALVSLFNILIHLGFASATSLASALIPVFIALAATLDVPNNGIGFVIIQQFVICFGFLLPVSAPQNMLAYGTGAFTSKQFLRTGIPLTIVGYLLILLLSATYWNWIGLL; this is translated from the coding sequence GTGACGACAGCGACCACAGCAGTCACACCAGCAGCAAACTCAGAGCAACAACCTGAGGAAAAGAAACGCAACACCGGCAAGATCATCGCGTTCATCTTGGCGTTTGTGGCACTCGGGGTGGTGATGATGCTGCCGATTGCGGGCCTGGCCATGCCGGCGAAAATCGCGCTCGGCATGCTCGCCTTCGCCGTGATCATGTGGGTCACCGAGGCGGTGTCCTACTCGGTTTCCGCCGTGATCATCGTCGGCCTCATCGCGATCTTGCTCACCTTCGCCACCGACCCCGAGACCGGTCAGGCGGTCGGCGCGTCCAAGGGACTGAGCATCGCAATGAGCGGATTCTCGTCGTCTGCGGTGGCGCTCGTCGGTGCCGCGCTCGCGCTGGCGACGGCGATGCAGGCCACTGGGCTGCACCGCAGGCTGGCGCTTTACGTGCTTAAGACTGCGGGCGAGAAGGTCTCCAACATCGTCATCGGCGCGATCGTCATCTCCATCATCCTGGCGTTTTTCGTCCCGTCCGCAACGGCGCGCGCCGGCGCCGTCGTGCCGATCCTCATGGGCATGGTCGCCGCGTTCGGCCTGGCCAAGGAGTCGAAGCTGGCGGCGCTGCTGGTCATCACCGCGACGCAGGCGGTGTCCATTTGGAACGTCGGCATCAAAACCGCCGCGGCGCAAAACCTGGTGGCCGTCGGCTTCATCGAAGACCAGCTGGGACAGACCGTCTCCTGGGGCCAGTGGTTCCTGTGGGCCGCGCCGTGGTCTGTGCTGATGTCGATCGCGCTGTTTTTCATCATGCGCTGGGCGATCAAGCCGGAGGCTGAGGCGATCGAGGGCGGGCGTGAGCTCGTCGAAAAGCAGCTTGCAGAGATGGGGCCGATGACCGGCGCTGAGAAGCGCCTCACCGCAATTGCCGTCGCGCTGCTGCTGTTCTGGGCGACGGAAGGCGTGCTGCACCCGATCAGCTCCGCCACCATCACCATCGTCGCGGTGGGCATCATGCTCACCCCGATCATCGGCGTGATGGACTGGAAATACGCCCAAGAACACATCAATTGGGGCACCCTGGTCGTCTTCGCCGCCGGTATCTCGCTGGGTAAGTTCCTGCTGGACACGGGCGCGGCGACCTGGCTGTCGGAGGCGACGTTCGGCGCCATCGGCCTCGCCTCCATGCCGATCATCGCCACGATCGCGCTGGTGAGCCTGTTTAACATTCTCATCCACTTGGGCTTCGCCTCGGCGACCTCGCTGGCGTCCGCGCTGATCCCTGTGTTCATCGCGCTGGCGGCCACCCTGGACGTGCCCAACAACGGCATCGGCTTCGTGATCATCCAGCAGTTCGTCATCTGCTTCGGCTTCCTGCTGCCGGTCTCCGCGCCGCAGAACATGCTGGCCTACGGCACCGGAGCGTTCACCTCCAAGCAGTTCCTGCGCACCGGTATCCCGCTGACGATCGTGGGCTACCTGCTCATCCTGCTGCTGTCGGCAACCTACTGGAACTGGATCGGTCTGCTCTAA